One region of Mucilaginibacter gotjawali genomic DNA includes:
- a CDS encoding 30S ribosomal protein S16 — MATKIRLQRHGKKGKPFYYIVVADARAPRDGRFIERLGSYNPNTNPATIDINFDKTLDWVNNGAQPTDTCRAILSYKGVLYKKHLQGGLKKGALTAEQVEEKFQNWLDHKDDKITGKKTNLVSAKDEARKAALAAEAKKKEARAAAIVAKNTPPVEEVEAPAEDAAAETEAESAE, encoded by the coding sequence ATGGCAACTAAGATCAGACTGCAAAGACACGGTAAAAAAGGAAAACCTTTTTACTACATCGTGGTAGCGGATGCACGCGCACCAAGGGACGGACGTTTTATTGAGCGTTTAGGTTCATACAACCCTAACACCAACCCTGCAACAATCGACATCAATTTTGATAAAACCCTTGATTGGGTAAACAATGGCGCACAGCCAACAGATACCTGCCGTGCCATATTATCATACAAGGGTGTTTTATATAAAAAACACTTACAGGGAGGCCTTAAAAAGGGTGCTTTAACTGCCGAGCAGGTTGAAGAGAAATTCCAGAATTGGCTTGATCACAAGGATGACAAGATCACCGGCAAAAAAACCAATTTGGTTTCAGCAAAAGACGAAGCACGTAAAGCTGCATTAGCTGCTGAAGCCAAGAAGAAAGAGGCGAGAGCGGCAGCCATTGTTGCTAAAAACACACCTCCGGTTGAAGAAGTTGAAGCTCCTGCTGAAGATGCAGCCGCTGAAACTGAAGCAGAAAGCGCTGAATAA
- a CDS encoding helix-turn-helix transcriptional regulator: MKNNIRVERAIKNITQGELAEQVGVSRQTINTIESNKYVPSTVLALKIARVFGKPLEEVFMLEEGD, translated from the coding sequence ATGAAAAATAATATCCGCGTTGAGCGCGCCATTAAAAACATAACCCAGGGCGAGCTGGCTGAACAGGTAGGCGTATCCCGCCAAACCATCAATACCATCGAAAGTAATAAATATGTACCTTCAACGGTACTGGCATTAAAAATTGCCCGGGTTTTCGGCAAACCGCTGGAAGAGGTATTTATGCTGGAAGAGGGGGATTAG
- a CDS encoding ATP-binding protein, with translation MLLYKETEDKVEFKEAKGGNFSFNGGNRTDPKERRRCIIGYVIAFANEGGGKLAFGIHDKHPHKVVGTNQCLNEIGKLEQDIYRETKIRVDVEELFDSNNNRVLVLSIPGRPPGKVYKFEDVPLMRIGEELLAMSDEQHIKIIQEQEPDFSQTICVGLSINDLDPQAIVRMKEAYSKKQDNPLFLTLESKQALTDLHLINNNKITYAALILLAKEEVIKKYLPQSSIYLEYRNDAGQITFDDRYLFSKPYFLAVDELWNVINLRNSKVPVQEGPYIFDIPYFNKEVIREAINNAIAHRDYRRTSEVVIKQYPQALYIISPGGFPIGVSLKNLLTVSSTPRNRLLADVLAKTGIVERSGQGVDKIFYQSISEGKGAPDYSSSDDFQVQLGLSSIVKDRAFALFITKLQQERADKLSVQEILFLDAIREGKAKEDLEKAIGEKLFNEGLIEKVGKTKRQQWRLSKSYYSFTNKEADYTKNTPIDDSFVLMKIGQYLKSFNRAKMGKFVELFEDHLTRDQVKTIVYRLSATRYLDYSGKGTGREYFLAKTTVNTNRLMERAIQVGIEELRKRGELSIEVLKNEKESEVK, from the coding sequence TTGTTATTATACAAGGAGACAGAAGATAAAGTCGAATTTAAAGAGGCTAAGGGAGGCAACTTTTCTTTTAATGGGGGAAATAGAACCGATCCAAAGGAAAGACGTAGATGTATAATTGGCTATGTAATAGCCTTTGCAAATGAAGGTGGTGGGAAACTGGCTTTTGGTATACATGATAAACACCCTCATAAAGTTGTAGGAACTAATCAATGTCTAAACGAGATTGGTAAGCTTGAACAGGACATTTATAGAGAGACTAAGATTAGGGTTGATGTGGAAGAGCTTTTCGATTCAAATAATAATAGGGTTCTTGTTTTAAGTATTCCGGGAAGGCCTCCGGGGAAAGTTTATAAATTTGAAGATGTCCCTTTGATGCGCATCGGCGAGGAATTGCTGGCGATGTCTGATGAACAACATATCAAGATCATTCAGGAGCAAGAGCCAGATTTCTCACAAACAATATGCGTCGGATTAAGTATAAACGATTTAGATCCTCAAGCAATAGTTAGGATGAAAGAGGCGTATAGTAAAAAGCAGGATAACCCATTATTTTTAACCCTTGAAAGCAAGCAAGCCTTAACTGATCTTCATTTAATCAATAATAATAAAATTACATACGCAGCACTTATTTTACTTGCAAAAGAAGAGGTTATAAAAAAATATTTACCTCAATCTTCTATTTATTTAGAGTATAGAAATGATGCTGGACAAATCACATTCGACGATCGATATTTGTTTTCTAAACCATATTTTTTAGCCGTTGATGAATTATGGAATGTTATAAACCTTAGAAATAGCAAAGTCCCAGTTCAAGAGGGTCCATATATTTTTGATATTCCTTATTTCAACAAAGAGGTGATAAGAGAAGCTATAAATAACGCTATTGCTCATAGGGATTATCGAAGAACAAGTGAAGTTGTTATTAAACAGTACCCACAAGCATTATATATTATAAGCCCAGGCGGATTCCCAATTGGTGTAAGTTTAAAGAATTTATTAACAGTAAGCAGTACCCCGAGAAATCGATTATTAGCAGACGTATTAGCAAAAACTGGAATTGTGGAAAGGTCTGGTCAAGGCGTAGATAAGATATTTTATCAGTCGATTTCTGAAGGAAAAGGGGCGCCAGATTATTCATCTTCTGATGACTTTCAAGTTCAACTAGGTCTTTCCTCTATTGTAAAAGATAGAGCGTTTGCTTTATTTATAACTAAACTTCAACAAGAAAGAGCGGATAAATTAAGTGTTCAAGAAATATTGTTTTTAGATGCTATTAGGGAAGGAAAGGCAAAAGAGGATTTAGAAAAGGCTATAGGAGAAAAGCTTTTTAATGAAGGATTAATTGAAAAAGTTGGAAAAACCAAACGGCAACAGTGGCGTCTTTCAAAATCTTATTACTCATTTACCAATAAAGAAGCTGATTATACTAAAAACACTCCTATAGATGATTCATTTGTCCTAATGAAAATAGGACAATACTTAAAATCATTTAATAGAGCAAAAATGGGGAAGTTTGTTGAGTTATTTGAAGACCACTTAACAAGAGATCAAGTTAAAACAATTGTTTATAGACTAAGTGCTACTAGGTATTTAGATTATAGTGGAAAAGGCACAGGAAGGGAATACTTTTTAGCTAAAACAACTGTAAACACTAATAGACTAATGGAAAGAGCCATTCAAGTTGGAATAGAAGAATTGAGAAAAAGAGGGGAGTTAAGTATAGAGGTTCTAAAGAATGAGAAAGAAAGTGAAGTAAAGTAA
- the rimM gene encoding ribosome maturation factor RimM (Essential for efficient processing of 16S rRNA): protein MEKKDYFRIGSILKTKGLKGEMNMYVDFEGLEKIKLDGIFIEIAGKLVPYFVSSIKYLQKNAAYLVLEDVDSIEKAAALVRKDIFLPNKLKPKKKKDEFTLFDLEGFTAIDVNEGVLGIITAVHEYPQQIIAAVDFQNKEILFPLNEEIIKGIDVVKEIVTVDLPEGLLDVYLD from the coding sequence ATGGAAAAGAAGGACTACTTCAGGATCGGCAGCATTTTAAAAACCAAAGGCTTAAAAGGCGAGATGAATATGTATGTCGACTTTGAGGGCCTGGAGAAAATAAAACTTGATGGGATTTTTATTGAAATTGCCGGCAAGCTGGTGCCGTATTTTGTCAGTTCCATCAAATACCTGCAAAAAAATGCGGCCTACCTGGTGCTGGAAGATGTGGATAGCATCGAAAAAGCAGCTGCCCTGGTCCGCAAGGATATCTTTCTCCCTAATAAATTAAAACCTAAAAAGAAAAAAGACGAATTCACGCTGTTCGACCTGGAGGGCTTTACCGCTATTGACGTCAACGAAGGTGTTTTAGGCATCATCACAGCAGTGCACGAATATCCCCAGCAAATAATAGCCGCCGTAGACTTTCAGAACAAAGAGATCCTTTTCCCGCTGAACGAGGAGATCATTAAAGGGATTGATGTGGTAAAAGAGATCGTTACGGTTGACTTACCGGAAGGTTTGCTGGATGTTTATTTAGATTGA